In Notolabrus celidotus isolate fNotCel1 chromosome 22, fNotCel1.pri, whole genome shotgun sequence, one genomic interval encodes:
- the zgc:109986 gene encoding uncharacterized protein zgc:109986, whose translation MDFNQAKSELKLLLSRMDPDQLPRLLSWIRNSDELDELLSDNRTVILQNISEELRERLPTEAMLPSETAAYNKMQQRSRPTVHVDSFLFDEDEVDSRCEEGTMSRSFCLSCGSFRTAPLDFISHSFSIPELQFLFQNVLPDLSGRMLVDVGSRLGAVLYGGYMYSSASQLVGVEISEEFVKLQNDIVQKYNLTDRIQVLHSDVCLQNVLLQSADVLIMNNVFEFFMEPTQQVRAWRFIMENFRKKGSLLVTVPGLQESLNTLEEALQPSWVEELPVDYDVYLGRDTDPDALRQIHLYRVL comes from the exons ATGGACTTTAATCAAGCCAAGTCTgagctgaagctgctgctgagcAGGATGGACCCGGACCAGCTCCCCAGGCTGCTCAGCTGGATCCGGAACTCAG aCGAGCTGGACGAGCTGCTGTCAGACAACAGGACAGTGATCCTCCAGAACATCTCTGAGGAGCTGAGGGAACGTCTGCCCACTGAGGCCATGCTGCCCTCAGAGACTGCTGCTTATAACAAG ATGCAGCAGCGCTCTCGGCCCACAGTCCATGTTGACAGCTTCCTGTTCGATGAAGACGAGGTGGACTCTCGCTGTGAGGAGGGGACCATGAGCCGCTCGTTCTGTCTCAGCTGTGGATCCTTCAGAACCGCCCCGCTGG ACTTCATCTCTCACTCGTTCTCCATACCAGAGCTGCAGTTCCTGTTCCAGAACGTCCTCCCGGACCTCAGCGGGCGGATGCTGGTGGACGTGGGATCCAGACTGGGGGCGGTCCTGTACGGG ggttACATGTACAGCTCGGCGTCTCAGCTTGTCGGCGTGGAGATCTCTGAAGAGTTTGTCAAACTGCAGAACGACATCGTGCAGAAATACAACCTGACCGACAGAATCcag GTTCTCCACTCTGACGTCTGCCTGCAGAACGTTCTGCTGCAGAGCGCTGACGTTCTCATCATGAACAACGTGTTCGAGTTCTTCATGGAACCAACACAACAAGTCAg GGCGTGGAGGTTCATCATGGAGAACTTCAGGAAGAAAGGATCTCTGCTGGTCACCGTCCCTGGTCTTCAGGAGAGTCTGAACACTCtagag GAGGCGCTGCAGCCCAGCTGGGTAGAGGAACTTCCTGTGGATTATGATGTTTACCTGGGCAGAGACACGGACCCTGATGCTCTCAGACAGATCCACCTGTACCGAGTCCTCTGA